A genomic region of Antennarius striatus isolate MH-2024 chromosome 2, ASM4005453v1, whole genome shotgun sequence contains the following coding sequences:
- the LOC137613745 gene encoding solute carrier family 26 member 9-like, whose amino-acid sequence MHPDRPRYVIDRPAYNLPDFDKEFDKKSRQFPVGEKVKKLFRCSVSRLRGLLFRHLPVLSWLPRYKVKENLLCDVISGVSAGTIQVPQGMAFALLASLPPVNGLYSSFFPLIPYFFMGTAHQMVPGTFAVLSIMVGIVCLRLAPESDFSHFNSTLNATVVDRHLMNDVRLGISGTLACLTAIIQVGLGFMQFGFVAIYLSESFVRGFMTAAGLQILISVLKYIFGITVPSYSGPFAVIYTLIDIICGIPDTNIASLVFALVSCVVLIVVKELSARYRHKLPFPVPIEIVVVVVATAISGPLHLPEIYHMDIVGEISLGFPTPILPTVSQWEDMLSTAFSLAIVGYVINLAMGRTLAAKHGYNVDPNQEMLALGCSNLLGGFFKIHVICCALSVTLAVDSAGGTSQFASLCVMLVVMVTMLALGAFLEPLPKSVLGALIAVNLKNTLLQLSDPYYLWKKSKLDCCVWVVSFLATFFLSLPYGVAIGVGFSILVVVFKTQFRNGSKVVQIMGTDLYKNPKMYSRALSITGVKIVNYCSPLYFANAELFRQKVIKKTGLDPDKLILARRKFLEKEQKEKMKGEKKDKGARRRKPSSLVTMKNQTVSQLELQNDFDANDPPTSYVNFRCGDAQPGERSADQEQPAPPALALESQPTPFHTLIMDLAGVCFVDLMGIKVLTKMNSSYSTLGIHLYLANVQAQVYDELEAGGTFDEGNIPRSHLFLSVHDAVLFAQRTTRERRVSLEAEKPNQEVTFKMHQDLEQEMF is encoded by the exons ATGCACCCGGACCGCCCCCGTTATGTGATCGACAGGCCGGCCTATAACTTACCGGACTTCGACAAAGAGTTTGACAAGAAGAGTCGACAGTTTCCTGTTGGGGAGAAAGTGAAGAAACTCTTCAG ATGCTCCGTGTCCAGATTGAGGGGCTTGCTGTTCAGACACCTGCCTGTCCTGAGCTGGCTCCCCAGGTACAAAGTCAAGGAAAACctgctgtgtgatgtcatcagcggGGTCAGCGCCGGTACCATTCAGGTTCCCCAAG GCATGGCGTTTGCCCTGCTGGCGAGCCTCCCTCCTGTCAATGGGCTCTATTCCTCTTTCTTCCCCCTCATCCCGTATTTCTTCATGGGCACCGCTCACCAGATGGTCCCAG GTACGTTTGCAGTCCTCAGCATCATGGTCGGTATCGTGTGTCTCAGGCTGGCCCCAGAGTCGGACTTCAGCCACTTCAACTCCACCCTGAACGCTACGGTGGTGGACAGACACCTGATGAATGATGTCCGCCTGGGGATATCTGGGACACTGGCCTGCCTCACTGCGATCATACAG GTCGGTCTCGGGTTCATGCAGTTTGGATTTGTGGCCATCTACCTGTCAGAGTCCTTCGTCAGAGGCTTCATGACCGCCGCAGGGTTACAAATCCTCATCTCGGTGCTCAAGTATATCTTTGGCATCACCGTTCCGTCTTACAGCGGTCCGTTCGCGGTCATATAT ACTCTCATAGATATTATTTGCGGCATTCCTGACACCAACATAGCGTCTCTAGTATTTGCTCTGGTCAGCTGTGTGGTTCTGATTGTGGTGAAGGAGCTGAGCGCTCGCTACCGCCACAAGCTGCCCTTCCCCGTTCCCATCGAGATCGTCGTT GTGGTAGTGGCCACCGCCATCTCCGGCCCTCTACACCTCCCTGAGATCTATCACATGGATATAGTGGGGGAAATTTCTTTGGG ATTTCCCACACCGATCCTGCCCACTGTGAGTCAGTGGGAAGACATGCTTAGCACAGCTTTCTCCTTGGCGATCGTGGGTTACGTCATCAACCTGGCCATGGGCAGGACGCTGGCGGCCAAACACGGCTACAACGTGGATCCCAACCAG GAAATGCTGGCTCTGGGCTGCAGCAATTTACTGGGGGGCTTTTTCAAGATCCATGTGATCTGCTGCGCCCTGTCCGTGACGCTGGCTGTGGACAGCGCAGGGGGAACGTCACAG TTTGCCAGCCTGTGTGTGATgctggttgtcatggttacgATGCTTGCATTGGGAGCCTTCCTGGAGCCTCTTCCAAAA TCGGTGCTCGGGGCCTTGATCGCGGTGAACCTGAAGAACACACTCCTGCAGCTGTCAGACCCCTATTACTTATGGAAGAAGAGCAAACTGGACTGT TGCGTTTGGGTCGTGTCGTTCTTGGCCACCTTCTTTCTCAGCCTGCCTTACGGAGTCGCCATCGGCGTGGGCTTCTCCATCCTGGTAGTGGTGTTCAAAACACAATT TCGTAACGGTTCCAAAGTGGTTCAGATTATGGGTACAGATCTCtacaaaaaccccaaaatgtACAGCAGG GCTTTGTCAATAACTGGTGTGAAGATAGTGAACTACTGCTCGCCGCTGTATTTTGCTAATGCAGAACTGTTTCGACAGAAGGTCATCAAGAAG ACTGGACTGGATCCCGACAAACTCATCCTAGCCAGGAGGAAGTTCTTGGAGAaggaacagaaggaaaaaatgaaaggagagaagaaagacaagggagCAAGGAGGAGGAAACCCAGTTCTTTGGTCACCATGAAGAATCAA aCCGTCTCTCAGCTCGAGCTGCAAAATGACTTCGACGCGAACGATCCGCCCACCAGCTACGTCAACTTCCGCTGCGGTGACGCCCAGCCGGGCGAGAGGTCAGCTGACCAGGAGCAACCCGCCCCTCCGGCGTTGGCGCTGGAGTCCCAGCCGACGCCCTTCCACACCCTCATTATGGACTTGGCAGGGGTCTGTTTCGTAGACCTGATGGGCATCAAAGTGCTGACAAAG ATGAACTCGAGCTACTCCACGCTGGGCATCCATCTATACCTGGCTAACGTTCAAG CTCAGGTGTACGACGAGCTGGAAGCCGGGGGAACTTTCGATGAGGGGAATATTCCTCGCAgtcatctctttctttctgtgcacGACGCTGTCCTGTTTGCTCAGCGGACCACCAGGGAGAGGAGAGTCTCCCTTGAG GCGGAGAAACCGAACCAGGAGGTCACGTTTAAGATGCACCAGGATCTGGAGCAG GAAATGTTCTGA